One Methanofollis sp. DNA window includes the following coding sequences:
- a CDS encoding carboxymuconolactone decarboxylase family protein: MTDANTYLTQVLQTNREIEESNPEVWHTFLAFVHQVCKDGALPAKFKEIILIALAVADHSPFCITLHTKLAIEAGASKAEIMEGALMAAAMAGGPGMAFMRYVLDACEEYGAE, from the coding sequence ATGACCGATGCAAACACGTATCTGACGCAGGTCCTCCAGACGAACAGAGAGATCGAGGAGTCTAACCCCGAGGTCTGGCACACCTTCCTCGCCTTCGTCCACCAGGTCTGCAAGGACGGCGCCCTGCCGGCGAAGTTCAAGGAGATCATCCTCATCGCCCTCGCTGTCGCGGACCACTCCCCCTTCTGCATCACCCTCCACACGAAACTGGCGATCGAGGCCGGGGCATCGAAGGCCGAGATCATGGAGGGCGCCCTGATGGCTGCGGCGATGGCCGGCGGGCCGGGCATGGCGTTCATGCGCTACGTCCTCGACGCCTGCGAAGAATACGGGGCAGAGTGA
- a CDS encoding carboxymuconolactone decarboxylase family protein — translation MTDTNTYINQLAQTRKDLEAFDPEAWNAFSALVQTTSKGGALPAKVKEIIMVALGVADHCQFCIAIHTKRAIEAGASRQEIMEGAMMAIAMGGGPSMAFMRYVVDACNEFGAE, via the coding sequence ATGACCGACACGAACACGTACATAAACCAGTTAGCGCAGACACGAAAGGATCTGGAGGCCTTCGATCCGGAAGCCTGGAACGCGTTCTCCGCTCTTGTACAGACCACGTCAAAGGGAGGGGCTCTCCCGGCAAAGGTCAAGGAGATCATCATGGTCGCCCTCGGCGTCGCGGACCACTGCCAGTTCTGCATCGCCATTCACACGAAGCGGGCCATAGAGGCCGGGGCATCGAGACAGGAGATTATGGAAGGGGCCATGATGGCGATCGCAATGGGCGGAGGGCCGTCGATGGCCTTCATGCGCTATGTGGTCGACGCCTGCAACGAGTTCGGGGCAGAGTGA